The DNA sequence TGGTGACGATGAGCTTGCCTTGGCGTTGCTCTTTGGAGAGGCCGAGCGAGACCGCGGCGGCCTCGCCCTCTTTCATGACGACCGACTGCTTGGCCGTCGCAAATCCTGGCGCATCGGCCTCGACCACGTAAGGCTCCGAACGGATGACAAGCTTGCCCGTGTAGGGCGAGGCGCCCACCTCTTTGCCGTCGATGCGCACGGTGGCGTTCGGCGCGCCCGAGACCTGCACGGTGATCGTGCCGAGCTTGGCGATCGCCTCGAGCTTGAGCTCGATGGGATCGGGCTTTTTTCCCTGCGGGAACGATTTGACGGTCGACGCGTCGGCGTAGCCGGCCTTCTTGGCGGCGAGGCGCCGCTCGCCGATGTCGACGCGGAGGGGGCTCGCGAGCGGGGATACGCCGACCTCGACGTCGTCGACGTAGATCTTGGCGCCGGGCTCGTTCACGCTCACGACGAGCTCGACGACGAACGCCTCGAGGCCCGCGGCGGTCTCTTTGGCGCGGGTCTCTTCTTCGGGGGAGAGCTTGCCGGCGCCCTCGGAGAGCTCTTGTTTGAGCACCTCGATCGCGCGGGCGTAGTGGCCGGTGTTCTTGTCGCACACGGCGACGTTGAAGAGCACGCGCGGGTTCTTGGTCTCGCGGTAGACGTCCATGAACTCGGTGCGCGCGGCGCTCCAGTTGGCCGCCCCGTAGAGCACGACCGCCGTGTCCCATTTCGCGTGCACGGCGGGCGGCAGCTCTTCACGAATCGTCTTCGATTTCCCTGGTTTGGCCGCGGCGGGCTTGGGCTGGGCGAGGGCCGTGACCGGGAGCATGGGGGCCACGAGCGCGCCGATGAGCACGCCCGCGAGCGCGCCCGAGAGCCTGGGACGGGAAGGGATGGTTCGCATCGGCCGGGGTTCCTTTGGGGCACGCGCACGGGTGCGACGAGCCCGGAGAAGTGCGGGCGGCGAGGGGCCCGGACCCTCGAGCCTACCTCAGTTTTGGATGCCGGTTTGCAAGACGTGGGTGGGCTGCGGCTTTGGCGCGGCGCCGGTCGGCTTGGGCTGGGCCGCGTGGGCCGAGGCGGAGGGGGTCGCCGACGGTGCGGCCGACGTGGACGGCGCCGCCGACGCCTTGTCGGCGACGGGGGGCGGCGAGGCGATGCTCGGGAGGGCGGTGGGCTTGGGCTCCCCGCTCACGTTCGCGGGGACGGGGGCCGCCGTGAGCTTGGCGATGCCGATGGCGACCACGACCGCGGCGAGCGCGATGCCTGCGCCGGTGATGAGCATGCGCTGCGAGCCCGCTTGGGGGTCGCGCGTGGGCTGGGTGGCCGACAGGGCGGGGCCGACGAGCCGAGGTTTCCGCCTTCGGGGCGGGGTAGGTGACGTCGTTCTCGCGTGGCACGCGCGGGGCCGCGATGCCTCCCATGGCGCTCTGGCGATCGGGCATGGCCACGGTGCCCGCGGGCCCGTGTGGAGGCGCTCCCGGTGCGGGAGGTGGCACGGAGCTCCGGCGATCGACCTCGGTCCCGGCCATGCCGAGGGTGCGCACGGCGGCCTCGGCCTGCGCTTGTGAGACGCCACCCGCGAGGGGTGTGCCGCCGAGGGACGCGCCCTTGCCGAGCTCCGAGAACGCCACGGCGGAAGGGGGAATGGCCCGAGATGCGCGCCCGGCGTCCTCCGGGGCGACGAACCTCTGCATGCGCGCGATGAGGGCGCGGCCTTTCTCGTCGGTGAAGGGCTCGAGCGCCTCGGCGAAGAGCAGCGCCGACGCGTACCTGTCGATGGGCTCACGCGCGAGGCCCTTGCGCACCACGTCCCACAACCCGGGGGGCAGATCGGGGACGAGCTCGTCGAGTGGGTCGGGATCGGCGGTGAACAGCTTGAAGAGGAGCTCGGTGAGCTGC is a window from the Myxococcales bacterium genome containing:
- a CDS encoding PEGA domain-containing protein → MRTIPSRPRLSGALAGVLIGALVAPMLPVTALAQPKPAAAKPGKSKTIREELPPAVHAKWDTAVVLYGAANWSAARTEFMDVYRETKNPRVLFNVAVCDKNTGHYARAIEVLKQELSEGAGKLSPEEETRAKETAAGLEAFVVELVVSVNEPGAKIYVDDVEVGVSPLASPLRVDIGERRLAAKKAGYADASTVKSFPQGKKPDPIELKLEAIAKLGTITVQVSGAPNATVRIDGKEVGASPYTGKLVIRSEPYVVEADAPGFATAKQSVVMKEGEAAAVSLGLSKEQRQGKLIVTTKPEGATILIDGKVVGSTRFEGAVDAGPHLVTAKKNGFYTYNLDVEVPKGGERPVTAILNEDKAPSFVPWLIGTVVVIGVGIGAAAVLFAPKDQDPYRGTLPPYIVEHQ
- a CDS encoding serine/threonine protein kinase, with product MSQVPPTSPYPQPGEVIDGKYKVERVLGQGGMGAVVKAVHLVLRAPVALKFMNPQYVEVQGAVDRFLNEGVASKRIASDHVLHVDDVGKLPSGAPYLVMDCLDGRDLAQVLEAEGKPGLPAMRAVGFVLQILRALQAAHATNIIHRDMKPSNCFVIHKDGDDDFVKILDFGISKIQDPGSQSLTQTHSALGTPLYMSAEQARSPKEVDARSDLYSVAVILYELLSGRTPFRAESGQLTELLFKLFTADPDPLDELVPDLPPGLWDVVRKGLAREPIDRYASALLFAEALEPFTDEKGRALIARMQRFVAPEDAGRASRAIPPSAVAFSELGKGASLGGTPLAGGVSQAQAEAAVRTLGMAGTEVDRRSSVPPPAPGAPPHGPAGTVAMPDRQSAMGGIAAPRVPRENDVTYPAPKAETSARRPRPVGHPAHARPPSGLAAHAHHRRRHRARRGRGRHRHRQAHGGPRPRERERGAQAHRPPEHRLAAPRRRQGVGGAVHVGRTVGDPLRLGPRGPAQADRRRAKAAAHPRLANRHPKLR